ATGGTTGCCAGCAGCAGCCCTTATTCAAATTTCCAACactatataaataattaaatatgcaACACTGCTGACCAATTTCAACACAACACTTAAACCTATCCACGATGGAGGCTGCTTCTGCGTCTTCCAAACCAGATGCCATTGATCTCTCCCAACTCTGTCTTTCCGAACCAGAAGTCATTGATTTGACCCAACTCTCTCTTAGACCCCTTGGGCTTTCTGATCTCGATGATCTCATGGTGTGGACCAGTGACGAAAAAGTGGCCAACTTCTGCTCTTGGGAACCCTACACCAGCAAAGACCAAGGCATTGACTTCATTGAAAACGCTGCAGCCAGCTTTCTATGGCGCAGAGCAATATGCCTCAACGATCGTGCCATCGGCTGTATTACTCTGAGCTCGTATGCTGCCTTCGACAAAGCAAGGGAAAAATCGGCGGAACTTGGCTATGTTCTGGGTTCCAACTACTGGGGCAAAGGGATTGTCACTGAGGCTGTAAAGCAAGCTATCAAGGCTGCATTCATCGAGTTCCCATACTTGGACAGGGTTGAAGCTTTGGTTGATGTTGAAAATTTAGGGTC
The genomic region above belongs to Arachis stenosperma cultivar V10309 chromosome 5, arast.V10309.gnm1.PFL2, whole genome shotgun sequence and contains:
- the LOC130981078 gene encoding uncharacterized protein LOC130981078, coding for MEAASASSKPDAIDLSQLCLSEPEVIDLTQLSLRPLGLSDLDDLMVWTSDEKVANFCSWEPYTSKDQGIDFIENAAASFLWRRAICLNDRAIGCITLSSYAAFDKAREKSAELGYVLGSNYWGKGIVTEAVKQAIKAAFIEFPYLDRVEALVDVENLGSQRVLEKAGFQREGLLRKYLVRKGKSRDTFMFSVLLSDLHPQL